A stretch of DNA from Dokdonia sp. PRO95:
GATTTACAATTATTAAGCTTAAAGGAGGATTATCGCTAGAGGAGGATATAGAAAAAATACACCGCTTGCGCGAAAATCATCCACACCTCACCCTACGCTTTGATGGAAACCAAGGCTACACAGTAGCGCAGGCTGTGACATTTGTTGAACAAACAAGAGCGTCCCGCATAGAAATACTCGAACAACCTACCCTAGTCGCAGACGAAGAAAAACTAGGAGAAGTAAAGAGAAAAGTTCACATCCCAGTTATGGCAGATGAGAGTTTAAAATCACTGAAAGATGCCTTTAGACTTGCTCAAAATAGCCGTATGAATATGGTAAATATCAAGATTCAAAAGGTAGGTGGTATTATGGAGGCGATGCATATCAACTCTGTAGCGAGAGCTGCAGGACTAGAAGCAATGATAGGCTGTATAGATGAGTGTAGACTTGGCATTTCTTCTGGATTACACTTTGCATTATCTCGTCCTAATACAGTGTATGCAGATCTTGATGGACATCTAGATTTTGAGAATGATCCTTTTAAAGGATTGTTTAGCCTAGAGAAAGGAATCTTAAAACCTAATGGAAAAACTGGTTTGGGATTGAGTGATTTTTAGGGGATAAAACGATAGTAAGGCAAGTTAAATCAACTTGTCTTATTGTCTTTAATTAAAATAATAACTCCAATAAAAATCAATAGAGACGCAAAAACGAATTGCATAGGATCGTACTCTCCTTCAAATATAAAATAGTCTTGATCTTTATTAGATAACATTCTAACCTGATTATTACCAGAAACAAGATGACAGAATTTATTGCCTGCCTTCTTTCCATAGGTTTCACCTTTAAATAGAAGTTTACAATAGCCTCCTCTAGTACTCAAATTACGACAAGATAATGGAGCCTCTATGACATCCATAATAACTATCATATTAGCATCGACCATCTCCTTCTTTTCAAAAGTATTGTAGATCAAAAGAAAGGCAACAGTAATCATCAGTCCCGCTCCTATTTTGAGGCCTTTACTGATAATTAAATAGAGAAACTTATTCTTCAACAACTTCAATTAGTCCAGAGTTTTCAAACATAAATCCAAAATCTACATTACTTTCAATACTATTAACTTCATTAATTATTTTAAGTAATAAAATTTTTGTGTCATCAATCTTTTTTGACTCATCAACGTTGATACTTATCCACTTTCTTTCTGTAACTAGAGGGTAATTATTATCACCATTAAAATTTAGCAAGTAATAACGCAATACCGAGTTTAGACTATCTATTGGATATTTTAGATCATTATTTACAGTAATACTATCTGTATTAATATAAATTACTTCTTTCATTTTATAATGAAATATATCTCCGCAAAATTGTAGTGGTTGTATTTCAAAGATTTTACTATTAGTTTCTAGCTTAAATAGCGCATAATTTTTTTCGCAATCAATCTCTTCTAAAATTTCAGTTATTTCACTAAAGCTCGCTAATGTGTCGATATCATACTCAATAAATCCATTCGCCAGATTTCTAATTGTAAGAAAATTTTGCTGCTCTTTCTTAA
This window harbors:
- a CDS encoding dipeptide epimerase, which translates into the protein MKITNVSYERLELTLTAPYTIAYETVSQATNFILKIETDSNIIGLGCAAPDLEVTKETGDDVARALDLVIIPYLKGKNALNYARILDELKPLLSVISSALAMVDMALLDIASKKMDVPLYQFLGGYRDSIATSITIGILSVEETLKQAQEYVDQGFTIIKLKGGLSLEEDIEKIHRLRENHPHLTLRFDGNQGYTVAQAVTFVEQTRASRIEILEQPTLVADEEKLGEVKRKVHIPVMADESLKSLKDAFRLAQNSRMNMVNIKIQKVGGIMEAMHINSVARAAGLEAMIGCIDECRLGISSGLHFALSRPNTVYADLDGHLDFENDPFKGLFSLEKGILKPNGKTGLGLSDF